One genomic region from Bacillus spongiae encodes:
- the nadD gene encoding nicotinate (nicotinamide) nucleotide adenylyltransferase, which translates to MRRIGIYGSSFDPITNVHLWTASTIAHRCKLDQVIFLPCSNRRRDKKMKTSDINRKALVELALENNSTFVMSDYEMHQEAWNIDTYSTMKYFKKCYPEDELYFMMGADLLVDIGDGKWDNSEKLIEENQFIVMAREGIDMLKTISRSPLLRNHDDGSTFHLIDKGLAMEISSSYIREEFNRGGEPRYLLPEKCYTYIQNNGLYGSESSKEKSKQKT; encoded by the coding sequence GTGAGAAGGATTGGAATATATGGATCGTCCTTTGATCCAATAACAAATGTGCATCTTTGGACGGCAAGTACGATTGCTCACCGCTGTAAATTAGACCAAGTTATTTTTTTACCGTGTTCTAATCGTAGAAGAGATAAAAAAATGAAAACATCAGATATTAATAGGAAAGCATTAGTTGAGTTAGCACTAGAAAATAATTCTACATTTGTCATGAGTGATTATGAAATGCACCAAGAAGCATGGAATATCGATACGTATTCAACAATGAAATATTTCAAAAAATGTTACCCTGAAGATGAACTCTATTTTATGATGGGAGCGGATTTATTAGTCGATATAGGGGATGGGAAATGGGATAACAGTGAAAAGCTGATTGAAGAGAATCAATTTATTGTAATGGCTAGGGAGGGAATTGACATGCTAAAAACCATTAGTCGCTCTCCTCTATTAAGAAATCACGATGACGGTTCCACATTTCACTTAATTGATAAAGGGTTGGCAATGGAAATAAGCTCTTCCTACATTAGAGAAGAATTTAATAGGGGCGGGGAACCGAGATACTTATTGCCAGAAAAATGTTACACGTATATTCAAAACAATGGATTGTATGGTTCAGAGAGTAGTAAAGAGAAAAGTAAACAAAAAACGTAG
- a CDS encoding NADAR family protein has translation MKKQGGKTIYFYSWKNDYFEFSNFSYHSIVIEGKAYATNEHYFQSMKFLPSVMIEVEDDREISYQEHVRLAHTPAIAKTLGSNRGYKIYPDWDSRRIDVMREAVRAKFTQHSDLRELLQSTGDAVLVEDSPYDYFWGCGKRKTGKNMLGKILMEVREEIRDG, from the coding sequence ATGAAAAAACAAGGTGGAAAAACAATTTATTTTTATTCTTGGAAAAACGACTATTTTGAATTTAGTAATTTTAGTTACCACTCTATTGTAATAGAAGGGAAAGCGTATGCTACAAATGAGCACTATTTTCAGTCAATGAAGTTTTTACCTTCTGTAATGATCGAGGTGGAAGACGATCGTGAAATATCTTATCAAGAGCATGTAAGGTTGGCCCATACTCCAGCTATCGCAAAAACGTTAGGTTCAAATAGAGGATACAAAATATACCCCGACTGGGATAGTCGAAGAATTGATGTCATGAGAGAAGCAGTGAGGGCTAAGTTTACTCAACATTCAGATTTAAGAGAATTGCTTCAATCAACTGGGGATGCAGTTCTTGTAGAAGATAGTCCCTATGATTATTTTTGGGGTTGCGGAAAAAGGAAGACAGGTAAAAACATGCTAGGGAAAATATTAATGGAGGTAAGGGAGGAGATTAGAGATGGATAG
- the nadE gene encoding ammonia-dependent NAD(+) synthetase, with protein sequence MDSIQKEIISEMRVKPVIDAREEIERSVQFLKDYLLKNNSIKSLVLGISGGQDSTLTGKIAQMAINELRNETGDDQYSFIAVRLPYGTQGDESDCHLAIKFIQPTKVYTINIKPAVDASVQSLKVAGVKISDFLKGNEKARERMKVQYSIAGYHNGVVLGTDHSSEAVTGFFTKHGDGACDLVPLFRLNKRQGKLLLQELGCPEQLYLKAPTADLEDEKPQLPDEVALRVTYEEIDDFLEGKKISEKAANQIVHHWLKTKHKRSAAISVFADWWIKE encoded by the coding sequence ATGGATAGTATTCAAAAAGAAATCATAAGTGAGATGAGGGTCAAGCCGGTCATTGACGCGAGAGAAGAAATTGAAAGAAGCGTACAATTTTTAAAAGATTATTTGTTAAAAAATAACTCAATAAAATCCCTTGTCTTAGGTATTTCAGGAGGTCAAGATTCAACGCTAACAGGTAAGATTGCGCAAATGGCTATTAATGAGCTTCGCAACGAAACAGGTGACGACCAATATTCTTTCATTGCAGTCAGATTACCTTATGGAACTCAAGGTGATGAGTCAGACTGTCACTTAGCAATTAAATTTATACAGCCTACAAAAGTTTATACGATTAATATTAAACCAGCAGTGGATGCAAGTGTTCAATCGTTAAAAGTTGCAGGTGTTAAAATATCTGATTTTCTTAAAGGCAATGAGAAGGCTAGAGAAAGAATGAAAGTTCAATATAGCATTGCCGGATATCATAATGGAGTGGTCTTAGGTACTGACCATAGTTCGGAAGCAGTCACAGGTTTCTTTACTAAACATGGAGATGGAGCATGTGATTTAGTTCCTTTATTCCGTTTAAATAAAAGGCAGGGAAAGCTGCTACTTCAAGAGCTAGGATGTCCAGAACAATTGTATTTAAAAGCACCAACCGCTGATTTAGAGGATGAAAAGCCGCAGTTACCTGATGAGGTAGCCCTCCGTGTTACTTATGAAGAAATTGATGACTTCCTTGAAGGAAAGAAAATTTCTGAGAAAGCGGCAAATCAAATTGTTCATCACTGGTTAAAAACTAAGCATAAGCGAAGTGCCGCTATTTCAGTGTTCGCTGATTGGTGGATTAAAGAGTGA
- a CDS encoding potassium channel family protein gives MISFFITLSRMTKALLRAIHDKEFQVLFSLTIVTLLSGTIFYSTVEGFSLIDALYFSVITLTTVGYGDLSPQTDFGKIFTIIYLIAGVGIILGFINKIADNIRKKD, from the coding sequence ATGATATCGTTTTTTATCACCTTAAGCAGAATGACCAAAGCTCTACTTCGAGCAATACACGATAAAGAGTTCCAAGTTCTTTTTTCATTAACCATCGTTACACTTCTATCGGGAACGATATTTTATTCTACAGTAGAAGGCTTCAGTCTAATAGATGCCTTGTATTTTAGTGTTATAACGTTAACAACAGTAGGGTACGGTGACCTATCCCCCCAAACAGATTTTGGTAAAATTTTTACGATTATATATTTAATTGCAGGGGTTGGAATCATATTGGGATTTATTAATAAAATTGCTGATAATATTAGAAAAAAAGATTAA
- a CDS encoding DNA-binding protein — MYNFESREKLAEYFRSEVVNTTEATKILNCTRQNLYKLVKKNVLNPIKETSKDRFFWKADIYARKEQVENKKKL; from the coding sequence ATGTATAACTTTGAATCAAGGGAAAAGCTGGCAGAGTATTTTAGGAGTGAAGTAGTCAATACTACTGAAGCAACAAAAATCTTGAATTGTACCAGGCAAAACCTTTATAAATTAGTTAAAAAGAATGTATTGAATCCGATCAAAGAAACGTCTAAAGATCGCTTTTTCTGGAAAGCTGATATTTACGCAAGAAAAGAACAGGTAGAGAATAAGAAGAAATTGTAA
- a CDS encoding isochorismatase family cysteine hydrolase → MKRALINIDYTYDFVADDGSLTCGKAAQEIEESIVGVTKQFVECGDYVVFAIDTHQRNDNYHPETSLFPAHNIKGTNGVELYGQLNAYYKEIKDVENVYYLSKTRYNAFLGTDLDVKLRERGIEEIHIVGVTSDICCLHTAIEAFNKGYKVVIHKDAVASFNHVGHEWALEHYEKVLGATIV, encoded by the coding sequence ATGAAAAGAGCCTTGATAAATATTGATTATACTTACGACTTTGTAGCAGATGATGGATCATTAACTTGTGGAAAAGCCGCTCAAGAGATTGAAGAAAGCATCGTCGGGGTGACAAAGCAGTTTGTTGAATGTGGTGACTATGTCGTCTTTGCCATAGATACCCATCAAAGGAATGATAACTATCACCCTGAAACATCCTTGTTTCCTGCTCACAATATAAAAGGGACAAATGGAGTAGAACTATACGGTCAATTAAATGCTTACTATAAAGAAATTAAAGACGTAGAAAATGTCTATTATTTGAGCAAAACTCGATACAATGCATTTTTAGGTACAGATTTAGATGTGAAACTAAGAGAAAGAGGAATTGAAGAAATTCACATTGTTGGAGTCACCTCAGATATATGCTGCTTGCATACAGCAATTGAAGCATTTAATAAGGGCTACAAAGTAGTGATTCATAAAGATGCAGTGGCTAGCTTTAATCATGTCGGTCATGAGTGGGCATTAGAACATTATGAAAAAGTACTAGGAGCCACAATCGTGTAG
- a CDS encoding nicotinate phosphoribosyltransferase translates to MPKEIQLKIKGEIDRLTNKTFKFDERVGDGWYSAVYFLKTKEIAKKYKSEQIVTMQFFQKEEAILCGIDEAIALLHTFAESPEDLEIQALFDGDKVKPFETVLTVKGKYHTFGFLEGIIDGILARRTSVATNVYRVITSAKEKQVIFMGDRDDHFSNQSGDGYAAYIGGMSAQATHAMNEWWGEKGLGTMPHALIQMFDGDVVKACRAYKETFPEDGLIALVDYNNDVITDSLKVAREFGKDLKGVRVDTSKTMIDKYFMRNQSELGSFDPRGVNVPLIKALRQALNKEAFHHVKIVVSGGFTAERIRKFEAANAGVDVYGVGGSLLKVNIGFTGDNVLINGKHEAKQGRRLNPNPRLKRVELKIFG, encoded by the coding sequence ATGCCGAAAGAAATCCAATTAAAAATAAAAGGGGAAATCGACCGTTTAACAAACAAGACCTTTAAATTTGACGAACGAGTTGGAGATGGATGGTATTCCGCTGTGTATTTTTTAAAAACGAAGGAAATTGCAAAAAAGTATAAGTCTGAACAGATAGTTACTATGCAGTTTTTTCAGAAAGAAGAAGCTATCCTATGTGGAATTGATGAAGCTATTGCATTACTTCATACCTTTGCAGAGAGCCCTGAAGATTTAGAAATACAAGCGTTATTCGACGGTGATAAGGTTAAACCATTTGAAACTGTTCTAACTGTGAAAGGGAAGTACCATACATTTGGATTTTTAGAGGGAATTATTGATGGTATTCTAGCTAGACGAACGAGTGTAGCGACAAATGTTTATCGAGTGATTACATCTGCTAAAGAAAAACAGGTAATTTTCATGGGAGATAGGGATGACCATTTCAGTAATCAATCAGGTGATGGATATGCCGCTTACATTGGAGGTATGTCAGCTCAAGCAACCCATGCAATGAATGAGTGGTGGGGAGAGAAGGGATTAGGGACTATGCCACACGCCTTGATTCAAATGTTTGACGGAGATGTGGTGAAGGCTTGTAGAGCTTATAAAGAAACGTTTCCTGAAGATGGATTAATTGCATTGGTTGATTATAATAACGACGTCATAACGGATTCATTAAAAGTAGCAAGAGAGTTTGGTAAAGATTTAAAAGGGGTTAGAGTAGATACATCGAAAACAATGATTGATAAGTATTTTATGAGAAATCAAAGTGAATTGGGATCATTTGATCCAAGGGGGGTAAATGTACCGTTGATTAAGGCATTACGACAAGCATTAAATAAAGAAGCATTTCATCACGTAAAAATTGTTGTAAGCGGTGGATTTACGGCAGAGAGAATAAGGAAGTTTGAAGCAGCTAATGCAGGAGTAGATGTATATGGGGTAGGAGGTTCCTTGCTTAAAGTAAATATTGGTTTTACAGGAGATAATGTACTCATAAATGGGAAGCATGAAGCGAAACAAGGAAGAAGATTAAATCCGAATCCAAGATTAAAAAGAGTAGAGTTGAAAATATTTGGATAA
- a CDS encoding histidine phosphatase family protein: MNQIIYLLRHGETVFNTQGRYQGELDSPLTLEGIDQVKSISRLLNSVIDEPKEWDIFSSPLGRTIQSTKIICETIGYDFDKVTMDNRLKEVSVGSWAGLTTKEIEASWPERLQNTDSYNWYFHSPDGESYDSVIERATKWLDSVKDRKKIIVVSHGLMGRVLRGVYKNMKKEDALRLEVSQNSFFKLTNQNIERFCYEYEEF; encoded by the coding sequence ATGAATCAAATAATCTATTTGCTACGTCACGGAGAAACAGTCTTTAATACTCAAGGACGATATCAAGGTGAGCTTGATTCACCTTTAACATTAGAAGGTATTGATCAAGTGAAAAGTATTTCTAGGTTATTAAACTCCGTTATCGATGAACCTAAGGAATGGGATATATTTTCGAGTCCCTTAGGAAGAACGATTCAAAGCACAAAAATTATTTGCGAAACAATAGGTTATGATTTTGACAAGGTTACGATGGATAACAGGCTAAAGGAAGTATCGGTCGGCTCTTGGGCTGGTTTAACCACTAAGGAAATCGAAGCTTCTTGGCCTGAACGATTACAAAATACTGATAGCTACAACTGGTATTTTCATTCGCCGGATGGAGAAAGTTATGATTCTGTCATAGAACGAGCGACCAAATGGCTTGATAGTGTTAAGGATAGAAAGAAAATAATTGTCGTTTCACATGGGTTAATGGGTAGGGTGTTAAGAGGTGTATATAAAAATATGAAGAAAGAGGATGCGCTGAGGCTAGAAGTATCTCAAAATTCATTCTTCAAATTAACAAATCAGAATATTGAGAGATTTTGTTACGAATATGAAGAATTTTAA